Part of the Cytophagia bacterium CHB2 genome is shown below.
AATCTCAAACATTTTTATGATCGCGGCATTCGTTACATTACGCTCACGCATGGCAAAAGCAATCACATTTGCGATTCTTCGTATGATCCCAATCATCAATGGAACGGCCTGAGCCCGTTCGGTAAGGAAGTCGTGGCAGAGATGAATCGCCTGGGCATCATGGTCGATATTTCACATGTGTCAGACTCGGCATTTTATCAGGTGATTCGCCTCACCAAAGCGCCGGTCATCGCCTCACATTCCTCCTGCCGCAGCTTCACGCCCGGCTGGGAACGCAACATGAGCGATGACATGATCAAAACCCTGGCAAAAAATGGCGGCGTCATTCAAATCGCATTCGGCTCCTCGTTCGTGAACGGCGCTTATCAAAAAACCGAAGAAGGTTTGTGGAAAGCATTAGTCGAGCAGAAAATCAACCCCAACTCTGAAGAGGGCAAGGCGTTTGTCGAAAAATATCGCGAAGAGCATAACCTCACGTATGCGGACATTTCCGACGTCGTTGCGAACATCGATCATGTGGTAAAGCTGGTGGGCATCGACCATGTCGGTTTCGGTTCCGACTTCGACGGCGTGGGCGACTCCCTCCCCACCGGCTTAAAAAGCGTGGCGGATTTTCCCAATCTCATTTACGAATTGCTGAAGAAGGGCTATTCCGACAAAGACATCGAGAAGATCTGCTCGGGGAATTTGCTGCGCGTGTGGTCGGAAGTGGAAAAGACGGCGAAGACGTTGCAGGCGGAGAAGAGCTGAAGCACGTTGAACTTTACACCTTACATGGTCCGGCGCCGTGTAAGGTGTAAAGTAGTAAAACTGTCTTGTGACTTACCTCAAAACGTCCCGGCTGAAGCCAAAATCTTTTTTGCTTCCGGATAGGCCAGGGCGCGGTCGAAATTGTTGTTGGTGTTCTTCACAATCTCTTTGCAAATGTCGAGCGCATAACTTTTATTGCCGAGCTTGAGGTTGGCTTTGGCCAGCAGCAATTTTTGAAACGGATCTTCCTGATCGGATTGCTCGAGATGCTCGGCGGCCGCTTTGTAATCCCCGCTTTCGAGTTTGAGATAACCCGCCAGATAATGATAAGCCTTCCAATATTGCTCGCCTTCCTTGCCGCCGTTTTCAATCATCATTTTGATTTGATCGGCGTATTGCTGCGCCTCGCCATGCCGGCCCATTTTGGCCAGGGTTCGAGCCTTGCCGTGAAAAACGCGGCCAAACCAGACTTTTTTGTTGACGCTGTCAATCGAGCTGCCCGGCACGGATTTGTAGCCGGTTTCATAGCACTTTAACGCTTCGTCGTAGCGGCCGAATTCCAAATTGACGCGGCCCGTGAAATTCCAAATCCAAACATCCGGGAAGCCCTCGGCTGAGCCGTTGCGACTGTAGCGGCTGTGAAACTCCTTCACCGCTGCAATCGCGGGGTCGGGCTGGCCTTCGTAAATATTGCTGAGCGCTTTGCCGAAGAACGGGCCAAAAGGCGAGGCGTCCGGCCCGACGCGACTGATGGCGGCGTCATAATACTCCCGCGCTTTGGCGTATTGCTCTTGCAACACGTAGCAATCGCCGATCATCGAATGCGCACGCGGTGTGCTGGCGTCGATCTTGTTGGCCGCTTCGAAATACGAAATCGCTTCTTTGAACTGGCCGAGCTGCTGATGCAACTGGCCCAGCATCATGCAAACGCGACGTTCGCCGGGATACTGCTTGTGCAACTTGGTAAAAATCTCAATCGCTTTTTCGCGATTATTGGTGTAGGCGTAAGACGTAGCCTCGAGATAGAGTTGTTCGCCTTTCGAGGCTTTAGCCCCGAGTTGCAAGGCTTTTTCGGTAATTTTCGTGCGCACGTCCGGCTGAGAGAAAGCCGCCACCAACATATGTCCCATGGCAAAATTGGAGTCGGCCTTCACAATACTTTGCGCGAGTTGTTGCAGCGGCTGGAATTGTTGGAAGGATTCGATGCCCTTGATGGTTTCAGCATAAGCATGCTTTGCATCTTGCGACTTGGTGCTGAGCGTCAGCTTCTTCTGGGCGTGACTCGCTGAAAGCGAAAAACCCAGCAGCAGCGCGAGCACAAAAAAACAACACCGTTGACGAAATGACATGGTTTGGTCTCCTCAAAATAAAACGCGATGGATTTAAGGTCAGCGAATTTTGAGAGATAGACACGCCGCGCTGGAATTTGTTTAATGCGTTTTCACCACCGGGAAAGAATTTCCCCTGGCGTTCCCGGTTGCGCCTCGCGATATGGTGCGTTCAGGCAAGAGTTCTTAAGAACTTGACCCAACGCGAACGATCGACAGCTAAAAGGAAAATCTTCGGCAGATAGAAGAACCCATAGGATGAGAGAAGCTTTATCCGTTCCACTTAAAATGGCCAAGATCGGCGCAGCATTGCACAGCGTGCCGCAGCTTGCACCCTCAAAATATTTTTGAAGTTATGAGAAATTTTTCGTAACCTTCCTGCCAGTCTGACGTATGACCTTGCCCAGCAGCGACAATTGTTAGGTTGATGATTCTTAAGGAAGGTAGAGTACAATGATACAACATGCCATGACAACCACGGCGTTCACTCTGGACGGCTATCAAGTGACCAGGAATCTGGGCGTGGTGCGCGGCATTACCGTGCGCTCGCGCTCGATTTTCGGCACGATCGGCGCGTCGCTGCAAACGCTGGTGGGCGGCAACATTTCGTTGTTCACCGAACTATGCGAAAAAACACGCAACGAAGCGTTTGAGATGATGGTGCGCCATGCCCAGGAGATCGGCGCCAATGCTGTGATTGGCATTCGCTACGATGCGAATGAAATCATGCAGGGCGTCACGGAAGTTTTGTGTTACGGCACCGCCGTCGTCGTTAAACCTGCCTAATCCTGCGAATACGCGAAGTCAACGGAGGCCACATGAAAAAAACCTGTCTCATGATTCTTGCCGGCGCGCTCAGCACGATTCCTCCCCTGCATGCCCAGAATCAAACCCTAGCCGAAATTCGCAATATGCGCATGTTCGAAACGCGCAGCGCCGGCTTCGTGCTCGATCGCGACCAGTCCGTTCAGATCGAGCTCGTGGGCGCGCTGGGCAATGGCCGGGGCCACAAGCTGTTGGGCACGTCAGCCTGGATTCTCAACGCGAAAACGCGCGAAGTCGTGTGGCAGGCGCGCAGCGGAGAAGAGAGACGCCGCAGCCGCAAATTGCTGGAATTGCAAGATACCGCCGCTCTCGACAAAGGCGAATATGAAGTCTATTTCTCCTCGTTTTATTACGGCTTCTATAGTTCCGACGACGTCAAAGATTTTGGCGACGCCATCGGCAACGTGTTCGATCGAATTTTTGATTGGAACCGCCGCGACGAACGTTTCGATGATCAAATCTACGATGAAGCGATGATCGTGGTGAAGGGCGCGGGCCGGGCCGTGCCGGATGCAACCGTTGATGAATGGCGCCGCGAGCTTACGCGCGACGCGATTGTCACGCTCACCCATCTGTCTGACGAAGCTTATGAACGCCAAGGATTCACGCTCGAACGGCCGATGGATGTGCGCATCTATGCGCTCGGCGAAATCCGTTATGAAGAAAGTTATGACTACGGCTGGATTATGAATGCGAAAACGCATGAGAAAATCTGGCAGTTCTCTTATCGCAATTCCGAACACGGCGGCGGCGACAAGAAAAACCGCCTGTTCAATGAGGTGATCTCACTGCCGGCCGGCGATTATGTTGCCTATTTTGTGACGGATGATTCGCATTCCAGCCGCGAATGGAACGCCACCCCGCCTTACGATCCCAACTTCTGGGGCATGGTCATTCGCCCGGCTGAAACAAGCATGAAAGCCTACGTGAAAAATTTCGAGTACGCCGATCCCCCCGAAACTAATGTCATCGTCAAATTCACCCGCGTGGGCGACAGTGATTATCATTCCAAAGGTTTCACGCTGAAGAAAGCGCTGCCCGTGCGCATTTATGCCATTGGCGAAGGCCGCGACGGTGAAATGTTCGATTACGGCTGGATTGCCGACGCCAAAACCGGCAAGAAAGTTTGGGAAATGAATTATCGCGATACCGATCATGCCGGCGGCGCCAGCAAGAACCGCATGATCGATGAGGTGATTCGCTTCGAACCCGGCAGTTACATGGCTTATTATGTTTCCGACGGCTCACATTCGTATCGCGATTGGAACTCCTCGGCGCCGTTTGACCGCGAGCATTGGGGGTTGACGCTGTATGCCGCCGACGAAAAATTCAACCCGAAAGATATTGCCGATTTCGAAGAAGAACGCGACCGCAACGTTATCGCCCAGTTGATCCGCGTGCGCGATGGCGAGCGCCGGCGCACCAGTTTCAAGCTGGAGAAATCCGGCCAGGTGCGCGTTTATGCGATTGGCGAAGGACGTGACGGCGCGATGTACGATTACGGCTGGATCGAGGATGCCAAGTCCGGCCGCACCGTGTGGGAGATGACGTATCGCATGACTGATCATGCCGGCGGCGGCGACAAGAATCGCGTGTTCAATGATACGATTTTGTTGAAACCCGGCGAATACGAGTTGTTTTTCTCCACCGATGATTCGCATTCGTTTAACGATTGGAACACTTCGCCGCCCCACGATCCCGGCCATTACGGCATTACGCTCTATCGCGTCGAGTGAGGGTAACTCCTCAACACGATAAATTGCTGCACCTCCGAAAACACCGGCAGAAATCCGCAACCAAAACTATTTAAACAAATTGGTTGCAGCTATCTGCTGGTGTTTTTATTTTAAGGCCATTGAGCCGCTGTCCCCGCAATGTCGCTATGCGGCCCCGATTTCCACGGCTCATCGAGCATCAGCAGCAAAACCTCGTGAGGGCAATCATGAAAATCGATCATGCTTATTTGACGAGCACTCTGCGGGATTTGATCCGCATCAACTCGATCAATCCGGTGCTCGTCGCTGGCAGCCCCGGCGAAGCGGAAATTGCAGATTATGTTGCCTCCGGCCTGCGCAAACTCGATCTTGAAGTCAAACTCTGCCAGGCGCAACCCGGTCGCGTGAGCGTCATTGGCCGGCTTCCCGGGAAAGGCCAAGGCCGTTCGTTGATGCTGAATGCGCATCTTGATACCGTTGGCGTTGAGGGCATGGCAGCGCCGTTCGCCGCAGAAGTACGCGACGGTAAGATGTATGGCCGCGGCGCCTATGACATGAAAGGCAGTCTCGCCGCGTGCCTGACCGCATTGAAATCCTTGGTCGAGGCGGATATTGCGCTAAACGGTGATGTCATTCTGGCGGCAGTCGCCGATGAAGAACATGCCAGCCTCGGCACGGCTGAGGTGATCGAACAGATCAAAGTTGACGCGGCGATTGTGACGGAAGCCACGGAGTTGCAGCTTTGTCTCGCGCACAAGGGCTTCGTCTGGCTGGAAGTCGAAACCTTTGGCCGCGCCGCCCACGGCAGCCGTTTTGCCGAAGGCATTGACGCCAACATGCGCATGGGACGATTCCTGGCGCGCCTGGAACGCCTTGAGCACGATCTACGCGGCCGCGCCGGGCATGCGTTGGTTGGGCCTCCCTCCTTGCACGCCGCAATGCTGCAAGGCGGCAGCGGCCTGAGCACCTATGCTGCCACCTGCAAGCTTTTTATCGAGCGCCGCACCATCCCGGGCGAAACCGAAGCGCAAGTCCTGCGGGAGATTCAGACGATTCTTACCCATCTGACGGCCGAAGATCCCAAATACCGCGCGACGGCAAAATCAATTCTGGCGCGCGCGCCGTTTGAAGTTTCACCGCAGGCGGATTTAGTCAAGATTCTTGCTGAAACGGCCTCGCCGATTCTGGGCAAGAGACCGCAACACATCGGGCAGTCGTTTTGGATGGATTCAGCTTTGCTCGCGGCTGCCGGCATTGAAACCGTAGTCATTGGCCCGGCTGGCGCCGGCGCGCACGCTGCGGTCGAATGGGTTGATCTGAAATCCCTCGCCGTGCTGGCGCAAATTCTCGCGCAAACTGCGGTCGCATATTGCGGGTAGAATCAGATTGGTTTCCTTAAACTTTTGTTGTGCAATGCCCCATACCGTTTTTCAGACAAGCGAAGAATCGCAGCCCTTCTCGCGGCTTTAACCTCCGCCCTCAAAAGTGGAAATCACACAAAAATTTCAAACCTGCCGCAGGCAAAATCCTCTTGCTTTTACAACCCAAATGCGTTATGCTTTTTGCCAATTTTAGTGCAATTGCCTGCCCGGCGGCCTGCTTACTGCCTTCCGGGAGAAGGGCCGCAAGTGCGTCATTGCATGATTAACACGGAGGTGTCATGGTGAAAGAAAAAAAATTCCGGCACATATTTCTGTTGCTTGTCCTCGTCACCCTTGCCTCGGAAAGCTTTGCACAACCTTCAGAGGAATTCCTCCAACAAAAAGCTGCAAAGATTCACCAGCGCGTGCTGACGATCGATACCCACATCGACTGGCCCTCGCGCCAACTGCGCTCGCCGGAGTTTGTGCCGGGTGAACGGCATGAGCCGGGCTCGCGCACCAGCGGCCAGTGGGATTTGATGCGCATGCAGGAAGGCGGGTTGGATGCAGTGTTCATGTCGATCTACACTTCACAAGGGCCTCGCACAGACGAAGGCCACGCCAATGCCCAGGCGCATGCGCTCAAGCTCATCGAAATCACAAAAAAAATGGTGAGCGATTATCCCAATCTCGCGGAAATTGCTTTGACGCCTGAGGACGCCGTGCGCCTTGAGAAATCCGGCAAACGCGCGATTTTTATGGGTATGGAAAACGGCTATCCCGTCGGCAAAGATTTGAGCCTAATCAAAACGTTTTACGATCTCGGCGTGCGTTACATGACCATCACGCACACGCGCAACAATGAGCTCGGCGATTCCTCCACCGATGAAAAAACCGAGTGGAACGGCTTAAGCCCGCTGGGTGAGGCAGCCGTCAAGGAAATGAACCGTTTGGGCATGATGGTCGATATTTCGCATGTGCATGACGAAACATTTTGGGATGTCATTGCTCTGACACAGGCACCGGTGATTGCCTCGCATTCGAGCGCGCGCGCCCTGTGCGATCATCCGCGCAACATGAACGACGACATGCTGGCGGCGGTTAAGAAAAACGGCGGCGTGGTGCAACTCTGCCTGCTGGGCAATTACATTAAAAAGCTTCCCCCGAATCCCGAACGCGAGGCGGCGCTTGAGCCTTATCGGGAAAAACGCGCAGCTTGGCGGCGCGGCGAACTGAGCGAGGACGAACAAAGCGAGCTGATGGCAAAATTTCAAGAGATCAACGAAAAATTTCCCGCCAACCGCCCGCATTTGACGGACGCGATCGATCACATCGACCACATGGTGAAAGTCATGGGAATCGATCACATCGGCATCGGCTCGGACTTTGATGGCGGCGGCGGTTTCACCGGCATTGACGATGTCAGCGAGATGCCCAACATCACGCTTGAGTTGCTGCGCCGGGGGTATTCGGAAAAAGATATTGGAAAAATTTGGGGCGGGAATTTGTTGCGCGTATTCAAGGACGCTGAGAAAGTCGCCAGAAAATTGCAGAAACAACAACCGGTTTTAAATACGGCTAATTGAGAAGGCTTATGACATCACTTTTTAAAAAAGCAGGAATCGTTTTGCTCGCGGCGCTTGTCATTGTGCAATTCTTGGGCCCCGCTAAAACCAACCCGCCAGTGGAGGAAGGCCGCACGCTTGCCGCGAATCTAACCACGCCGCCGGAGATACAGACTCTCCTCAAACGCGCGTGTGCGGATTGCCACTCGCATGAAACGGCGTGGCCCTGGTATAGCCATGTTGCCCCGGCATCGTGGTTTGTGATCAATCACGTCAACGACGGCCGCCGCCATTTGAATTTTTCGGATTGGGCGAAATACACGCCGAAACAGGCGAGTCACAAACTCGAAGAAATTGAGGATTTGGTGAAGCGGCGCGAAATGCCGTTGCAGTCTTATTTGCTGCTGCACTCCTCTCACGCGCAGCTCAGTGATCAAGATATTCAAACATTGAGCGGCTGGGCCAAAGATGCGCGCTCGGTGTTGGACGAGGAAATATCACGCGAGCCTTAGGCTTCGGCTTCAACTGGCTCAGCCGGCGGTTTGCGTGACCTATTACAAAAATTCCAGCTACAATGAGTGCGACGCAACAAACTCAGCGTCCAACAAACGGCGCGTCACACATGAACCCCGGCGTTTTCACGCAATCAGAAAGCAGGCAAAATAATGCAAGCTTATGACCCAACTTGCAACGCCCTCACACATTTTGCTTGATATACGTCATTTCGGGTTGGCTTTCAAAACTGGCGACTGCTTCTGCAACGCTGGTGAACACTTTAACCACGGTTTCCAGCTTGGTGATATGAAAGTAGTGTTGCGTCATATGATGCAGATTCGCAAAGCGAATGTCGCCGCCATGCTCGCGCAAGGCGGTCAGGCAGGCCATGATGGCGCCTATGCCGCTGCTGTTGATCCAGGACACCTCACGAAAATCCATGACCAAACGTTCCGTACCGGCGTTGATCGTGTCCTTGAGAAAACGGCACATCCCTTGCGTTTGCGCATCACCCATGATTTTGCCGCTCAAATGCAAAATCTTAACGGGGCCGAGTGCTTCTTCCGTGTATTCCATAGCTATCATCCTGTATATTAAAGATTTTAAAGAACAGATCTCAAGTATTCATTGAAGCTGATAATCCAGCGCCTCTTCCTCACCCCGCAACACGCGCAGCGCGCCTTCTGCCAACGCGCGTATTTCATCTTCTCCGGGATATACAAAAACCGGCGCGATCCAGTTGACTTGCGCTTTCATTC
Proteins encoded:
- a CDS encoding STAS domain-containing protein, yielding MIAMEYTEEALGPVKILHLSGKIMGDAQTQGMCRFLKDTINAGTERLVMDFREVSWINSSGIGAIMACLTALREHGGDIRFANLHHMTQHYFHITKLETVVKVFTSVAEAVASFESQPEMTYIKQNV
- a CDS encoding membrane dipeptidase, producing the protein NLKHFYDRGIRYITLTHGKSNHICDSSYDPNHQWNGLSPFGKEVVAEMNRLGIMVDISHVSDSAFYQVIRLTKAPVIASHSSCRSFTPGWERNMSDDMIKTLAKNGGVIQIAFGSSFVNGAYQKTEEGLWKALVEQKINPNSEEGKAFVEKYREEHNLTYADISDVVANIDHVVKLVGIDHVGFGSDFDGVGDSLPTGLKSVADFPNLIYELLKKGYSDKDIEKICSGNLLRVWSEVEKTAKTLQAEKS
- a CDS encoding ArgE/DapE family deacylase, which translates into the protein MKIDHAYLTSTLRDLIRINSINPVLVAGSPGEAEIADYVASGLRKLDLEVKLCQAQPGRVSVIGRLPGKGQGRSLMLNAHLDTVGVEGMAAPFAAEVRDGKMYGRGAYDMKGSLAACLTALKSLVEADIALNGDVILAAVADEEHASLGTAEVIEQIKVDAAIVTEATELQLCLAHKGFVWLEVETFGRAAHGSRFAEGIDANMRMGRFLARLERLEHDLRGRAGHALVGPPSLHAAMLQGGSGLSTYAATCKLFIERRTIPGETEAQVLREIQTILTHLTAEDPKYRATAKSILARAPFEVSPQADLVKILAETASPILGKRPQHIGQSFWMDSALLAAAGIETVVIGPAGAGAHAAVEWVDLKSLAVLAQILAQTAVAYCG
- a CDS encoding tetratricopeptide repeat protein, with protein sequence MSFRQRCCFFVLALLLGFSLSASHAQKKLTLSTKSQDAKHAYAETIKGIESFQQFQPLQQLAQSIVKADSNFAMGHMLVAAFSQPDVRTKITEKALQLGAKASKGEQLYLEATSYAYTNNREKAIEIFTKLHKQYPGERRVCMMLGQLHQQLGQFKEAISYFEAANKIDASTPRAHSMIGDCYVLQEQYAKAREYYDAAISRVGPDASPFGPFFGKALSNIYEGQPDPAIAAVKEFHSRYSRNGSAEGFPDVWIWNFTGRVNLEFGRYDEALKCYETGYKSVPGSSIDSVNKKVWFGRVFHGKARTLAKMGRHGEAQQYADQIKMMIENGGKEGEQYWKAYHYLAGYLKLESGDYKAAAEHLEQSDQEDPFQKLLLAKANLKLGNKSYALDICKEIVKNTNNNFDRALAYPEAKKILASAGTF
- a CDS encoding cytochrome C yields the protein MTSLFKKAGIVLLAALVIVQFLGPAKTNPPVEEGRTLAANLTTPPEIQTLLKRACADCHSHETAWPWYSHVAPASWFVINHVNDGRRHLNFSDWAKYTPKQASHKLEEIEDLVKRREMPLQSYLLLHSSHAQLSDQDIQTLSGWAKDARSVLDEEISREP
- a CDS encoding membrane dipeptidase, which translates into the protein MVKEKKFRHIFLLLVLVTLASESFAQPSEEFLQQKAAKIHQRVLTIDTHIDWPSRQLRSPEFVPGERHEPGSRTSGQWDLMRMQEGGLDAVFMSIYTSQGPRTDEGHANAQAHALKLIEITKKMVSDYPNLAEIALTPEDAVRLEKSGKRAIFMGMENGYPVGKDLSLIKTFYDLGVRYMTITHTRNNELGDSSTDEKTEWNGLSPLGEAAVKEMNRLGMMVDISHVHDETFWDVIALTQAPVIASHSSARALCDHPRNMNDDMLAAVKKNGGVVQLCLLGNYIKKLPPNPEREAALEPYREKRAAWRRGELSEDEQSELMAKFQEINEKFPANRPHLTDAIDHIDHMVKVMGIDHIGIGSDFDGGGGFTGIDDVSEMPNITLELLRRGYSEKDIGKIWGGNLLRVFKDAEKVARKLQKQQPVLNTAN
- a CDS encoding YbjQ family protein: MTTTAFTLDGYQVTRNLGVVRGITVRSRSIFGTIGASLQTLVGGNISLFTELCEKTRNEAFEMMVRHAQEIGANAVIGIRYDANEIMQGVTEVLCYGTAVVVKPA